One window from the genome of Micromonospora aurantiaca ATCC 27029 encodes:
- the pdxS gene encoding pyridoxal 5'-phosphate synthase lyase subunit PdxS, with amino-acid sequence MSESAAPTTATAVGTARVKRGMAEMLKGGVIMDVVTPEQAKIAEDAGAVAVMALERVPADIRAQGGVSRMSDPDMIDGIIQAVSIPVMAKARIGHFVEAQVLQALGVDYVDESEVLTPADYANHIDKWAFTVPFVCGATNLGEALRRITEGAAMIRSKGEAGTGDVSNATTHMRKIRQEIRRLQSLPSDELYVAAKELQAPYELVKEVAEQGKLPVVLFTAGGIATPADAAMMMQLGAEGVFVGSGIFKSGNPAQRAAAIVKATTFHDDPDVLAKVSRGLGEAMVGINVDEIPQPHRLAERGW; translated from the coding sequence GTGTCTGAATCCGCAGCCCCGACCACCGCCACCGCCGTCGGCACCGCCCGCGTCAAGCGCGGCATGGCCGAGATGCTCAAGGGCGGTGTGATCATGGATGTGGTCACCCCCGAGCAGGCGAAGATCGCCGAGGACGCCGGCGCGGTCGCCGTGATGGCCCTGGAACGCGTGCCGGCCGACATCCGCGCGCAGGGCGGCGTGTCCCGGATGAGCGACCCGGACATGATCGACGGCATCATCCAGGCCGTCTCGATCCCGGTGATGGCCAAGGCCCGCATCGGCCACTTCGTCGAGGCGCAGGTCCTCCAGGCCCTCGGCGTCGACTACGTCGACGAGTCCGAGGTGCTGACCCCGGCCGACTACGCCAACCACATCGACAAGTGGGCGTTCACCGTCCCGTTCGTGTGCGGTGCGACGAACCTGGGCGAAGCGCTGCGCCGGATCACCGAGGGCGCCGCGATGATCCGCTCGAAGGGCGAGGCGGGCACCGGTGACGTCTCCAACGCCACCACCCACATGCGCAAGATCCGGCAGGAGATCCGCCGGCTCCAGTCGCTGCCCTCCGACGAGCTGTACGTCGCGGCCAAGGAGCTCCAGGCCCCGTACGAGCTGGTCAAGGAGGTCGCCGAGCAGGGCAAGCTGCCGGTCGTGCTGTTCACCGCGGGCGGCATCGCGACCCCTGCGGACGCGGCCATGATGATGCAGCTCGGCGCCGAGGGCGTCTTCGTCGGCTCGGGCATCTTCAAGTCCGGCAACCCGGCCCAGCGGGCCGCCGCGATCGTCAAGGCGACCACGTTCCACGACGACCCGGACGTGCTCGCGAAGGTCTCCCGGGGGCTGGGCGAGGCGATGGTCGGCATCAACGTCGACGAGATCCCCCAGCCGCACCGCCTGGCCGAGCGCGGCTGGTGA